The region AAATGACAGCAGGTTTAAAATGATTATTTTAGTAAAATATTATCTGCTTGAGCTGTAAGCAGTATAATTTTCATTGTACTATAGAATAACAAATATTTCTACCACACTGGGGTCAACTTGCATTCTACAGAGCATTTGTAATTCCGATCCGCCCATCTGTTCTAGATAAAATTGCCCTAAGCCAATTAATGATTCCAGAAAAGGAGCATCTGTTTTTGAAGACAGAAAGTTCAAATAAGTTGACATTTACAAAGTCTGATGAAAATGTTAGTAGAGGACCCTTGCAAAATTCTTCTGTTCTCATTTGGTGTCCATTTTTCATGGATCAGTTGGAGCACTAAATCTCATTTCCCGTACCAACGGCCCTATGGCAAGATTCTGTTGGTTGGTGTGCTTGTTAACTGTGAACCCATGTGATACTGTCACCATTTCCACCAGTTCTAAAAATAGAAAGAGATTTAATAAACATAATTAGTGGCTTTATATTTGCATACTTGGAGTTAATAGAGCAAGGTACTGCATTGATAATCAGACATGTACTAATCAGACATTAATGTCTGGCATACTCATagacatgacacacacaggctgaatAAGTGCAATTGGTAAATCTCTTCCCTATATCTGCATTTGCATGTGGATGTCTTAAGTAAGCAAACCAAAAAAGAAATCAGAATTGTTTGTTTGGTCTGGACAAGGATTTTGGTACTGAAAAGGGGCACGTTATTTGCTCATTgttcaaagatttctgtttgaaaTGCACAACATTATGGAGTTTTACAGATCAATTACAACTGCAGTAATTAGTACATTCCAGGCATAACTGCAATAAAAGACAGTTGTTCATTGAAActgtatattttgtaaaaaacaagcatattttttataatacaaaacagtTATAAGGGACATTTCTGTGCAGAAAGAAGGCATTACATATTATTCTGGTCCAGGAATAGACAATGTTGACAGTGATATAatgcaaatatttgaaatgacagCATTAAGAAAGTCGTctcatcccttctctctctctctctctctctctctcacacacacacacacacacgcttacacacacgcacaagacTAATGAACACCCACTCAAGTTTATTTCCATTAACGTTAATTAAACAGATATGAAAATGTCAAAACTTTTGGattgtgttttataaaacacagaTGGTGTTAAAGGGGTTACAGGGATTGTTTGGATGTGAACCAAAGAACACCCTAAAAAAGACAAAAGACCCCATTACTCccttattatttaattacatttgtcaCTCAGCAATTATCTAATTATCCCTAAATGCAGGGTATTTGCCAATTTGAGAAGACAATTTAATTGATGGGGCCTGattattttccaaaacaaagacattttatatatatatatatacacacacacacacctaaaggattattaggaacaccatactaatactgtgtttgaccccctttcgccttcagaactgccttaattctacgtggcattgattcaacaaggtgctgaaaacattcttcagaaaggttggcccatattgataggatagcatcttgtagttgatggagatttgtgggatgcacatccagggcacgaagctctcgttccaccacatcccaaagatgctctattgggttgagatctggtgactgtgggggccatttcagtacagtgaactcattgtcatgttcaagaaaccaatttgaaataattcgagctttgtgacatggtgcattttcctgctggaagtagccatcagaggatgggtacatggtggtcataaaggaatggacatggtcagaaacaatgctcaggtaggccgtggcatttaaacgatgcccaattggcactaaggggcttaaagtgtgccatgaaaacatcccccacaccattacaccaccaccagcctgcacagtggtaacaaggcatgatggatccatgttctcattctgtttacgccaaattctgactctaccatctgaatatctcaacagaaatcgagacatcagaccaggcaacattcttccagtcttcaactgtctaattttggtgagcttgtgcaaattgtagcctctttttcctatttgtagtggagatgagtggtacccggtggggtcttgtgctgttgtagcccatccgcctcaaggttgtgcgtgttgtggcttcacaaatgctttgctgcatgcctcggttgtaacgagtggttatttcagtcaaagttgctcttctatcagcttgaatcagtcggcccattctcctctgacctctagcatcaacaaggcattttcgcccacaggactaccgcatactggatgtttttcccttttcacaccattctttgtaaaccctagaaatggttgtgcgtgaaaatcccaataattgagcagattgtgaaatactcagaccagcccgtctggcaccaacaaccatgccacgctcaaaattgcttaaatcacctttctttcccattctgacattcagtttggagttcaggagattgtcttgaccaggaccacacccctaaatgcattaaagcaactgccatgtgattggttgatttgataattgcattaatgagaaattgaacaggtgttcctaataatcctttaggtgagacATGAGACTtgtttcttcctctcctgtAGTAgtgaatgttctttgtttcttcCTCTGCTGTAGTAGTGAatgatgtgttgtcttgtgGATTAGGTCTATTCACTCTAAGGATAATCATCAGCGAAACTGGGTCAAAGATATTCACCCAACAACTTTTTGGTAACCAgatacatgaaaataaattacattttggactCCTGGATGGTAAAATTAATTACATCTTTTACCTTTAGGCAAAGTACAATTTTAATTTGTAGTGGTCAAAGTGTCATTACAAAATTAAGATTGCTTTTGGAGTTATTCCTGATGGGAAGCAAACAATTATCCACAGTAGACAGGTTTCAGGCAGTCTACTGTGGTGAAAAGTTCAAGGACTTTTTTCCCCCCTAGAGGTTATCACTTTGATGTGAGTTTCCTTGGACAACTGGATTTTACTTGCTCAAATGCTGTAAGTGCATGTGGAGTCACTCAGAGTTTCTTTTTTGAACTTGATTAGGTCTAAGGAAATGAATAAAAGTTCACAACTcattcaaaacacaaaaaatggaGGAATACTAAAATTGCTAAATGAGCTAAgattatttctttaaaaaaagggCCTCATACAGATCTCTCGTGAACTGAATGTAGAtaggaaaatgttttaatatgaaCATAAGAACATAACAATGTGATCAATGTCTCTTtgcaaaaaagtattaaacatttctgaaagagAAGCCTTATTAAAAAGGGGTTCtttcaacattttgggaaaacaATTAGTCATACACCAGACAGTTCAATCTCAAATCTTACTAGAACGCAAACAAAAGTCCCCTTTAAGGATTTATAAGGTACGCTATCTGAGCTGTTTTTCATGTCTGAATATCAAGCAACACTGTAAATGTGCACAGCACCTTAAATGCAAAGTCCTCCATGATGTCATCCAGAAGCCTCTTGCTTTAACCTTTCCAAGACTTGTTCTGGTGTTAGTGAACCTGAAACCTTGACAATCTTCTCTCTAGATCTGGAGCCCTGCAGAGAGACACAAGGACATGATGTATCATTTGTGTGGATATTTCTAAAACATCTCTGTTTTCGGCAAAACAGCGCAAAATGGAGAATTTACAGATGTTCAAACTCTTTTGAATTAACCCActaaattttgttttgttttattagtcTGAACATTCTATTAACCTCAGGCCAATTCCTTTCTACTGTGGTGCGTTTCGCTCCAGGTAGCAAACACTGGAAAATAAGTAGATACCCTCAGATTTATTGAGAATTTGATCTCTATCTTAATGTCTTTGAAACATTGTCTGTGTTCCTCTGCTCAGATACTGCTGATGCCTGACAGATCTTATAATGCCTAGAAAGGTAAGGTGGTTTTCACATTAAAAAGTGTGTTCTCAGTCTGATTCTATTTCTCCCATGGTATGTTtcacttaaaataaaaacagactggGACAAATACAGGAAAAGAACCAGAATACGGAGTGTGAAAAACCTTGTCCAAAATGACTTcgcttctcttcaactccagCACCTTGGAGAAATATCGCACAAGCTCTGCATTGGCCTCCCCATCTGTTGGCGGTGCAGCAATAGCGACACCTACTGCCTCAAAAGACACATCTGggaaatgaaatatttttttttttatacataccCTAATTACCATAGTACTTTCAATATGACAAAACACTTACATACTGAgcttacaaaaatatatatagccCTCAATGAGTATTTAGTTCAGTTTTTTTGACCATTATTTTTAAGTGTACCTGTAATTGCGTTCTGTTTAGATCCAGGCTTTGCGTGCACTGCAATAGTCACTACTCCGTTCTTGTCTCGAGACACTGGCCCAGAAGCCGCAGGTGTCTCTGGCGACTTCTGTTGACCAACAGTTTTATTCTGAGGTACAGTGGCACAAAATGTTTAGAAAGTACAGTAAGTTACCATTGGTCTgcattaaatataatttgagTGAATTAGCTAAATCAAACCTCTTTGGGCTGTACTGTACCTAGGCACCAGGATTTGCTAGAAACACTGAGTCAATATTGAAACATACactgaaacatttaaattcTCAAAAGGCTTCCCTTCACTTTTGTTAGCCCTCCACAAGTCAAACATATTTTAGGATTTTCTATCATGATTGAACAATAttcatttcataattttttggtGTAGGATTTCATGAAACATTACAATAGGAACAATTCTATAGCATTTCTTTGACGATTGTGTAACAGGATTTTATAGAGAACCAAAATATTTCTACCAGACTTCCTTACGGGATGTTCATAGGATCACATACTCCAATATGAAACTAAAATAAGAATGCTATTGGATGATGCTAAATTAttaattcaaattcattaaGGATACTTAAAAAATTCAATAGGTTGTTAACCCAAtaggtttggggggggggggggggggggggcaattctacattcaattaaaataaactttcACCGAACACAGCCCCCTGGCTGTGTTCAAAACTTGCCCGTCCACGTATGCTAACCTGTCCAACAAGCTACGGtagatgttattttattggaaGTATTTGCAGACAGAGGGTAATAACATATTTGCAATGTCATTTAACAGGTGTGAATGTTAAGACCGTGGTAGGACAAGGCAAACACAAGTACAGGTAGCAACGTGTTTTCAGAAGTTACATTGCTAATCGTATCGATCGTGGATTGCTCAATTTTGTTGGCTATGCCATTAAATCCATGAAGAATTGGTGACAGCTCGAGTTGTAAAAAGAAATCAAGTTGAGGTACTTGGCTAGCTATCGAGCTAGTATTGGCTAAAAAAAAGCTTACAATGTGTATTGTTTTATCACAGCCTTACCGTTTTGCTCTTTTTAGGCATGTTATGTTTTTCAGAGTAATATCTTCTCGTTGCAAAACGTCCCGATTCCAGCTCAAGAAACTGTGAGGATGGGGACTGTCTCCCGCAGGTAATAGACAGATGGGTTTGGTTAGAATAACtcacatgtaacaactgaaataaGGGAGTCCGGGTTAAACAGAGAGAATGGATTTGGGAGAACATCTACAAATCGTATCAACTAGGCTATTCTGAACACTGTGCAACTATTCTGAATATGTTTTTGAGCACTCTGATTTCACTGCTCAAAAATACCGGTTGTCCAAAATTGTAAACAAATCTACTGTTAGTTGCGCATGACAAGTTGCAACAAGTCTTCTTCTATGGAGTTTAGTTCTCGGTTGAAACTAATTGATCATTGGTGCTGTACTGCCACCTATTGATCTTCTCGAAGAGACCCCCCAACAACGGCTCTGTtgaaaatgcttaaaaataCCAACAATTAACAATGTAAACAATGAAAAACGTACAAATCGCAAATGCCAAAAAAAAAGCTGCATTACAAGCGGACATGAAccaaaaatacatgaaattgAATAAATAGACTATAAAAAGCTATTTCCAAATGGGTAGGTTACTCTATTCACTGTAATACCATCTGGGCAGCTTATGGGTACTATACACATCATAGATTTTTGTATGCTGTTTTTGTGTTAATAATAACTCTGATTCATCACAGAAACTAGTGTACAAATTGTGACAAATTCCAGTGAATTTAGATAAATTCCAGTGATTTGGTTTGCATGCGCATTTAAGGATCTACACGTGTGAAAGAAGTTAGGGAGAAATGTTTGTATGGCTGATAAATGAATAGTTGCTATCAGATTAATACACCTGAatcataaacatttttatttattgaaatttgATAGAATTTTTCTAATCTATTCCCCTTGTATATAATCaagttatattattatataattaagttatatttattcaaaaatgttaatattttcagTGCTCATTCAGGGATGCACTGGAATTTTTACATATGCCGAAGAGATTTGGGAGTTTCTGGCCCTTTTTACACTACTATTACTTTCATTTAGACTGAAACTCTTTGCAAGATTTGCGACAGcaatttgttttgatgaatgaaaatgttggactccggcagggctgccctttgtcgccggttctgttcataatttttatggacagaatttctaggcgcagccaggggccggagggtgtcgggtttggggaccacacaatttcatctctgctctttgcagatgatgttgttgtgttggccctttctaaccaggaccttcagcatgcactgggatggtttgcagccgagtgtgaagcggtggggatgagaatcagcacctccaaatccgaggccatggtcctcagtcggaaaagggtggcttgcccacttcaggttggtggagagtgcctgcctcaagtggaggagtttaagtatctaggggtcttgttcacgagtgagggaaggatggaacggaagattgacagacggatcggtgcagcttctgcagtaatgcagtcgatgtatcggtctgtcgtggtgaagaaagggtgagaagctcggtcacccgggaggagctcagagtagagccgctgctcctccacatcaagaggggtcagctgaggtggcttgggcatctgtttcggaagGCGTTCCgcctgggaaggcgttccggtcccgtcccaccgggaggagaccccgggggaaacctaggacacgctggagggactatgtctcccggcttgcctgggaacgcctctgtgtccccccggaagagctagaggaagtgtctggggagagggaagtctgggcatccctgcttagactgctgcccccgcgacccggccccggataagcggaagaagatggatggatggatgaatgaaaatgtaaattgtcaACTGTCACCTttcaaagtaa is a window of Esox lucius isolate fEsoLuc1 chromosome 19, fEsoLuc1.pri, whole genome shotgun sequence DNA encoding:
- the c19h15orf40 gene encoding UPF0235 protein C15orf40 homolog isoform X1, producing the protein MFSQIHSLCLTRTPLFQLLHVSYSNQTHLSITCGRQSPSSQFLELESGRFATRRYYSEKHNMPKKSKTNKTVGQQKSPETPAASGPVSRDKNGVVTIAVHAKPGSKQNAITDVSFEAVGVAIAAPPTDGEANAELVRYFSKVLELKRSEVILDKGSRSREKIVKVSGSLTPEQVLERLKQEASG
- the c19h15orf40 gene encoding UPF0235 protein C15orf40 homolog isoform X2; amino-acid sequence: MFSQIHSLCLTRTPLFQLLHVSYSNQTHLSITCGRQSPSSQFLELESGRFATRRYYSEKHNMPKKSKTKSPETPAASGPVSRDKNGVVTIAVHAKPGSKQNAITDVSFEAVGVAIAAPPTDGEANAELVRYFSKVLELKRSEVILDKGSRSREKIVKVSGSLTPEQVLERLKQEASG